GCCCTTCCAGCCGACCATGTACGGAGCGGGATATCGGTTAACAAGGGCGGAGGTAACGATGGCGCAGAACATATCATTCGGGTTCGAAGCGGGCAGCAGGAAATGCAGCTGCGACGTCTtgatgaccttcttcttgggcttcgaGGGCGCATGGACCGATGGTGAAGCCCCGGTCGATTTGGATCCGGACGATAACCCATGTGTAGGTGTCCACTGCGGAAGTGTCAGTTTACGAGGCAGCAAATGAGGAGGCCGGAACCCACGGCATCTGAATAAAGATAATAAGTCTCAAAAAGGATAAAAAAGACCAACACGCATGCAGCCACCATCGCCGTTCGGCGGTATGGCGATGTTTTTTCCGACATGGCAGCGATGGCCATCTTTTTTTAACAAGAAGCGAATGAACGATGCAAGAAACGACGGACCCAGATTCAGAAGAGGAGACTTAAAACATTGCGTTAAGTAAGGATCTCCCCAGGTAAATATAGATAAAGATAGGGGTTGCGTGTTAAACTTGATCAGGGAGAGAAATCGATAGTACACTACGTAGTAAGGGGGATGGCGTACAATACCCCACTTGTCCAATTTCAGATCTGATGTAAGCTCCAAGATTCGCTGCGCAGCGGTCTTGTCAGCGTGCCATGGCGTCCTTAGCACGCCCGTTGGCGTTTTTTAGTGCAGCCGGTACAGGTACAGGGTCTCATTTCACGTGATGATAGCGCCTGAGCCAAAGAGATTCACCCTCCAAGAAAAAAACAGCCGGTCTAAAAAGTGGACGAGTATGACGAGAGTTCAATTGATACGAAACTTCAGCCCTGTTTGGACGTTACAGTTACACTCTAATTTATAGCCTTGTTGGGTCCCGCACCCTGTAGCATCGACCCTATATGCCGATCAATCCTGGAACGAGATTGAGATTGTCTATTCCTTCAAGTTTCAGATTTTTCCTTCCGTTTTCATGTTGGCCCTGGACCCCACTCTCTTCCAACCGATTCAGTGATGATGGTGCCTGAAGCAGTACCCACAGTGGGGTAATTCGCTATAAATGCATGATATCCGCAAAGAGTCTGGAAGCAATCTAGAGAGAGCTTTGAACCCTCAGGGGATACGAAGATAGTTGGTAGGGTATCATTTCTTCTAGTGACAGAAGAATGTTTCAATCATGACGATATAGAAATCGCTGGCCATTCCTGCCCTCTGGCCGAGATACCCGGTAGCCTTGTTGCGACGGCCGCTGGAATTCTAGGATAACTGGCTTTGGCGTGTGTTGATCATAGGTAGGTCCTGAATATAGCGGTGGAGGAGTTGGGTCATTGTGTGATGTAGTTTGTAATTGATAGGAGTTTGCATCCTTTTCAGATGTCGAGTAGTATTGGTTTGGCGAGTTTGTAACTGAGTTTCCTGATAGGAAGCTCTTGATATGGTTCATGACGATCGACATGGTGCAAAGTCAGATTTGAGCAGGGTTTAttttgagatgatgagaggcGGTGATGCCAATGACGAAGTGGTAGTGACGAATACAATGGAATGGTCTATTCGAAATACCATCTTCTTAATTGAAGACTGGGACTTTATATAAGACAAATTCGTTATTTTTGGAGTCGTTGTCTCGACTGATCAGCATGATCATCTACGTAGCCTCGATGTTACTCGTCGTGGCTTAGCTCGCCCAATATTCCGATTCCGGCTTATCCGCCCCTTCACCACTCGCCAGCTCGCCAATCGCAAAGGGCGAGTGAGGCTTATCCTTCAACACGCGTATCGAATTGGTGTGCTGCGGAATCCCGATAAGGCTGACACCCTTCAGATAGTGCGTAAGATGCGCCGCAGTGGTCTCAATTGAGAACAGTCGCTCTTTTGGGAAACGGCTTCGACCGCGGTAATCCGACTTTCTATCAATTACCCCGAAACGGAGTCCGGGAGCTCCGCGGAGGAATCCGTTGATGCTTGAGTTTGTGTAGAGTTTTAGAGGTTATACTAATTGATGGAGACGAAACTCAAGATGAGGGTTACTTTCGGCAGTTTCAGGAATTGCGTCATCCAAGATTTACCTTCTGAGTATGCCTGTAATGACTATTCAATTCAAGCTAAGGAACAAAACCCCCCCTTCTCAGGCCTTTACAGGGCGATACACAAAATAGTCGAACTCTGCCGACTTGCCATTGCCGTTCAGGTCCGAACAAGCCATACCAACAAATGCACCAGTGAAAGAACCCCCAGAACCTCGAGGGCCACAACTGCACTCGTCTGAAAGTTGAGAAGCGTCCAAGACTGGTCCATACTTCCCGAGTGGCTTATCTTCAGTAGAGTAATAGAACTGCAACTCTGCCTCCCTTATAGTGAGCGCCAATTTGACTTTTCCTGCTGGTGGGAGACTAATCGGATCAAGATGGTGAATTTGAAGTGACCCCGTAGGCCACGATTCTTCCGAGCTCATGATGGATAAGAGTCTCCCACCATCTTCATTAGCTGTGATGTGAAGATAGAAAAAGTTGAAACGGCTGTAATAAGCAGTGAGACCGGCAAATTCGCGTTcgttctcaggcttgaagTCGATAACTGTCTCGGCGTCGTAGGAGAAATGGGTTTGACGACGAGCTACGAGGGCTTGTTCGAACCAGGAGCCGATAGCATCACGCCCGTAAAGAACCAGTTTTCCATTTGTAGAAAAGATTTTCTCTGGCTCTGGCGTGCGAAGCCACTGAAAATCGATAGGCAAACCACCGTCAAAAGTGTATCGAATCTCTCGCCAGTGCTCATCTTCATTTCGTGTACCCGGCACATCAACCAGTGTTGAAGGAACCGGTCCATTCTTGACATACAGCCAGTCATCGTCTTTCCAAAATGCTTCCTGAATGGCTGCCTCCCGTCCAAGAACACTGCGGCGATTCTGTGTTATCGGTCGACTGAGAAGATGAACCAGATATGTTCTTCCGTCTGGTGtctcaacaagatcaccATGCCCTGCGCGTTGAAGCTCCGCTGATGGAGACCCTCTTGAAGAGAGAATGTACTTGTCCGGGTGCAGCTCGTAAGGGCCCCAGATACTTCGAGATCGAGCAAGAGTGCATGAGTGATCGTATGAAGTTCCACCTTCGGCTGTGAGAAGATAATACCACCCGTTCCGTTTATAAATGTGTGGTCCCTCCGTTATACCAATCTCAGTCCCATCAaagatcttcttctgcgGACCAGTAAGCTTCCCAGCTTCTGGGTCAAACTCCTGCAGCATAATGCCACAGAAATGGTCTCTGTTCGGAAAACGGTGGTCTCTTCTCTGATTGACGAACCACTTTCTACCGTCATCGTCGTGGAATAGTGAAGGATCGATACCTGAAGAGTTGGCATGAATTGGGTCTGTCCAAGGACCATAGATGGACTCAGAGGACGTGATATAGTTCTTCAAGTCCCAGAATGTTCCGTCCTTTCTCTTAACGTCAGTATACACAAGCCAAAACTTCTGACCGTCGTGTGAAAGACAAGGTGCCCAGATTCCGCCACTATCTGGATCTCCTCTCATATCCAAAAGACCTTTATGATCCAAAGGACGAGTGATAAGTTTCCAGTTTGCAAGATCAGTGGAATGATGAATTTGCACGCCGGGAAACCATTCAAACGTCGACGTGGCGATGTAATAATCATTGTCAACTCTGATTATCGAAGGATCTGGATTGAATCCAGGCAGGATAGGATTGCGAATTGAAGGCATCTTGGTGACTCTGCAGTCTTGAAATTCAAAAACAGTTCAAAAGCCTAAAGCGAAGACGGATTGACTGATGCAAGAATTTATACCTTGACCCCGCATGCACTCTCTATCAATAGTCCAACAGCGAGAAGTTTAACCTGAGGAGTCTGATTGACCATCAGGGCCAAGATATATGGGCGTAATTGTAGATCCATCAGACCATCTCCACACTCTCGCGGAGTATCGCTCCTAAGTTGTACGCTAAGAACTGTGCGAGATGTTGTAATAAGCACGATTTCGTGAAATGTTCATTAATCTCTACTGATGACGCCTTTTGGAAGACAAATCCAGATCAAAATAGATTAAAAACCTTGCTTCAAGTATTCTATATTCTGTCCATCTTTGGAAAGAGTCAGATGCCATCGACCTTGGCGTTGAATATCTTATGGCATATGTATTCATCGCGGAGTATCGCTTGAAGTTACGAAGCATGTACCTCAAAtgagaaaaaaaaggaaaacaGAGACAGCGACAGGAAACAATCAACCAGTCCAGTCAAGGTACAACCGCTTGTGGTTTGTCCACATTTCTCCGGCGACTTAATGCCCACCGTGACCAAGATGTCATGCCAGAAACTACCAATCAAGTCACCCGGAGCCCCTTCATGTTGATCCAGGGTCCTATCCCAAGTATAACCTTGGTTACGGGAAATTATCTGAAAGCGGTAGAGATTGTCGGTTCGTCGTAGCTGCACGGAGACAGAAAGTGCGTCAGTATCAAGGCTGGGCTCACATCCCTGAATGTAGTTGGCTGAGGCTAGATATCTGTAACTTTCCCGATCCCAGCAAGATCGATCTGCTCATAAAACAGGGTTCAGATACTTATTTTGTATTTCTTATTGGCGTTGATAtactgtactgtacataACTGAGACATACTGCGCACTGAGACAAATGGAATGCCGCGGACGCTTTTCAGCTTATGATTAGGCTGGTAGCGGATCGGGACGGCTCGTCAAATCACCGATTGCCGACACCTTTGCTAGGACCTTCAACTTGTCTGTCAACATGATTGTGGGCTTGTTGTGTTATTTGTAGTTGGCTAAGAGCTTATAATCACCATACAGAACTTAGTCCCTCGGCACTCTCACCGACCAGATGTCACAAGCGTTGAGGGAAGAGGAACACAGAAACATTttaatcttcttccatgtAGTGGCTTGGAGTTGTCTCAGATCCAAGGACAAAAAGATACAGCGTCCAGCACGGGCTACCATCACGGGTCTTGGTACTTGACGTAAAAGGATACCAACACCGCATGTGCTGTCCCACAACGGTCCACAGAAGATCAAGCTGAGCTCACAATTGACAAGCAAGGGAGGACCAGACTTGGAATTTGTGTTACGCGATAGCCTGCAGCAGAAGTTCCCAGATACAGGTTTCTGGAACCTAATCTTGGTATCCTGCCGATGAGATAACCGAACTCTTTCGGCAAGTGAGCTAAGACCAGGTTACGAGCCATTGAGCGGGGTCTGAAATACGGCAGAGCTCAGAGGGCTggagggaaaagagaaggaCTTAATAGGGACACGAAGGAGTAGATGTGTTATAGGAGAAGGGCTTAAGAACTTTCAGCCGGCTAAGAGTATTACAAAATCCAATGTAGCCAGCTGCATTGCGTTGATAGAATAGGTTACAGGCCGAAGATAACGACGAGAAGGGATATGTATTTCAATGTCTTGAGCGAGAGACCGCTTTGAAGGCCGAGCTGGCTTCCAGCAAGGATCAGCTTGCTGCCAGCCAAGCAGAGTGCGATAGCAGCCGGGCCAACTCCGCTCTCCTCAAGGACATACTACAGTCCAATTGTAAGAGCCAAGCCTCCCCGAACTTAGGCCCCCCTCAAACTGACATGATAAAAGGCCCTAGCCAGCATACCAAGTATGGTATGGTTGCAGGAACCAGGTACCGCTTCTGGTGCGGAAGATGTAAGCAAGCAGAGAAACGACCCCATTTCATATACAGCAGCATGGCTAACAGAGAATACAGTCCATGAACCTGCTGGCCAGCGCGAATCCCACTCTACTGCCACAATGGAGGCTTGCGTCAAGCTTTGTACCTCCAAGCCTTGGTGCACTATGGTCCTCCACGGAATCTTCCGAGAAACGTGCCAGCTTTATGATCGCAAGGTCAAAATCGAAGcaactcctcctcagtcTAGCGTCCTTTGGAACTCTGCCGTTAATGACCGGGCTTGATTTCGTCATTGAAGGGCTAATAGCCTCATCTCAGAACTGCTCAGAGTTGACTCAACGTCAATAGTAGGATTTACTTTCTTGTGGGACGGAAACAACCTCGATCTCATTATCATTCTAAGTTATGGTTAAATATTAGGCTTGGTGTCTTAATATCATGAACCACCTTTTATCTACATCACTGGCTGTCCATTGAAACTTGGTGTAGCGTTAAACTTGACTAGCCAGTCAATACCTTGCAGCATGAGACTATTAAATACCGTAACCATTATCAATTGAGGCTGTGTTAACCTCACCTAGAACATGGTCCCACTGTCCAATGAGATGTATAGTTATTAGTTAGCCCCTGCAACCATGCGGCTATTTATGGAatccatctcctcaagctGACTCCCCTcattttcttcctccattATTGCCCTTTCCAACTTGaatagtatatttattatcATGTATCTTATCAACGCTTCGACCTTGCAGCTCGAAGACTTCTATAGCAATATTCCCGAATATGCAATCCTGTCACATACGTGGGGTCACACCAGTGAGGAGGTCTTTTTTCAAGAGATGCTCACCAACTCATCCGACGTGAAGCTCAAAAAAGGTTACAAGAAGATCGAATTATGTGCGAAGCAAGCTCAAAAAGATGGTCTCGGCTATTGCTGGGTCGATACCTGCTGCATTGACAAGTCCAGCAGCGCAGAACTCTCAGAAGCTATCAACTCCATGTTCTCTTGGTATCGAAACTCGGCCGTCTGCTATATATATCTAGAAGACGTGGTCCACGAAGAGGGTGTGGGTCAAGTTGATCAGTCTCTCGGAAAAGCAAGGTGGTTTACACGGGGTTGGACATTACAAGAGCTCTTGGCTCCCCGAGTTCGCCAGTTCTTCGATGCAAACTGGACCATGATCGGAGAGATATCAAAGAACCGTTACAGAGAACATCTAGTTAATGGTTTCTTTCGTATGGATACGACTTCCAACGAAGAAGGAGAtcctcaagagcttgaggGAATGAGTCTGGCGAGTCAAGTTGCCCAGATCACTGGGATACCCAGGAAGGTCCTTTACATCGGCGATCTCGGATCCTTCTCAGCTGCTACGAGAATGTCATGGGCAGCAAGGCGACGAACAA
This DNA window, taken from Fusarium oxysporum f. sp. lycopersici 4287 chromosome 7, whole genome shotgun sequence, encodes the following:
- a CDS encoding xylan 1,4-beta-xylosidase; its protein translation is MPSIRNPILPGFNPDPSIIRVDNDYYIATSTFEWFPGVQIHHSTDLANWKLITRPLDHKGLLDMRGDPDSGGIWAPCLSHDGQKFWLVYTDVKRKDGTFWDLKNYITSSESIYGPWTDPIHANSSGIDPSLFHDDDGRKWFVNQRRDHRFPNRDHFCGIMLQEFDPEAGKLTGPQKKIFDGTEIGITEGPHIYKRNGWYYLLTAEGGTSYDHSCTLARSRSIWGPYELHPDKYILSSRGSPSAELQRAGHGDLVETPDGRTYLVHLLSRPITQNRRSVLGREAAIQEAFWKDDDWLYVKNGPVPSTLVDVPGTRNEDEHWREIRYTFDGGLPIDFQWLRTPEPEKIFSTNGKLVLYGRDAIGSWFEQALVARRQTHFSYDAETVIDFKPENEREFAGLTAYYSRFNFFYLHITANEDGGRLLSIMSSEESWPTGSLQIHHLDPISLPPAGKVKLALTIREAELQFYYSTEDKPLGKYGPVLDASQLSDECSCGPRGSGGSFTGAFVGMACSDLNGNGKSAEFDYFVYRPVKA